A single genomic interval of Camelina sativa cultivar DH55 chromosome 11, Cs, whole genome shotgun sequence harbors:
- the LOC104722797 gene encoding putative lipid-binding protein AIR1: MALKNSLALFLLFNILFFTLTTATRSTDCPPPPRKHNKHKPSPPTAPTTTGTCPKDALKIGVCVNALNLLNDVTIGTPPVTPCCSLIQGLVDLEAAVCLCTALKASVLGINLNLPINLSLLLNVCSRKAPRGFQCS; this comes from the coding sequence ATGGCTCTTAAGAACTCTCTTGcgctcttccttctcttcaacATCCTTTTCTTCACCCTCACTACAGCCACTCGCAGTACTGATTGTCCTCCTCCACCGCgcaaacacaacaaacataaACCTAGCCCACCAACCGCACCAACCACTACTGGGACTTGCCCTAAAGATGCCTTAAAGATCGGTGTTTGTGTTAACGCACTCAACTTGTTGAACGATGTGACTATCGGAACTCCTCCTGTGACTCCATGTTGCAGCCTTATCCAGGGTTTGGTCGATCTTGAAGCTGCGGTTTGTCTTTGCACTGCCCTCAAGGCTAGTGTTCTCGGTATCAACCTTAACCTCCCCATCAACCTCAGCTTGCTTCTCAATGTTTGCAGCAGAAAGGCACCACGCGGCTTCCAATGCTCTTAA
- the LOC104727839 gene encoding 36.4 kDa proline-rich protein-like has protein sequence MAPHGLTKTLAVVLAIISILFLSQIDAQSPSHRGPPSSRLRSPPPPRGTPSRPRRPPSPPRRSPSPPPMACPPCICPLPSPPQNTPPPISPSDTSPPKTNPPPEISPPETAPPDIIDPEIPPPEIIVDPEIPPFENPSPEILPPEISLPQTPPPDILDPKIPPPEIIVDPEISPIETPPTENPSPEISPPETPPPDIIDPEIPPPEIIVDPKIPPSENPSPEILPPEISLPQTPPPDIIDPTIPPPEIIVEPEIPPLETPPTENPPPEISPSETPPPDNIDPKIPPSETPALESPPPEISSPETPPPNIIDPEIPPSKTPPPENPSPEISPPETPPPDIVDHEIPPPEIIIDPEISPSVNLPPEITPPETPPPEIIVDPEILPPETPPPNIIDPEIPPFETSPPEIIDPEIPPSNTPPPQIIDPKTPPPETLPPETPPPEIIDPSLETPPPEIPPLEILPTLPPNTPQQTPPNTPPENSPTLSPNSPPLTPPGTPLSPSPNNSLSPPPSSSPPPPPQPQTSPPSPPRGICPRNANQIRSCSNILRFFGNFLDFRLAKPCCTLIRDLSDAQAAACLCDLVRARRSTLSPNIIILCRACGRRIPRGFTCP, from the coding sequence ATGGCCCCACATGGTTTAACGAAAACGTTAGCAGTCGTCCTTGCAATAATCAGCATTCTCTTCCTCAGCCAAATTGACGCTCAAAGCCCGTCCCATCGTGGCCCACCTTCTTCTCGTCTCCGCTCACCCCCACCCCCTCGCGGTACACCTTCACGCCCTCGTCGCCCGCCCTCACCCCCTCGTCGTTCGCCCTCACCCCCACCAATGGCCTGTCCACCTTGTATTTGCCCACTACCATCTCCTCCACAGAACACCCCACCACCAATTTCACCATCAGACACATCACCACCTAAGACTAATCCGCCACCCGAGATTTCACCACCTGAAACTGCACCACCAGATATTATAGACCCTGAGATTCCACCACCGGAGATTATAGTAGATCCTGAGATTCCACCATTCGAAAATCCATCACCTGAGATTCTACCACCCGAGATTTCGCTCCCTCAAACTCCACCACCAGATATTCTAGACCCTAAGATTCCACCTCCAGAGATTATAGTAGACCCTGAGATTTCACCAATCGAGACACCACCAACTGAGAACCCGTCACCCGAGATTTCACCACCTGAGACTCCACCACCAGATATTATAGACCCTGAGATTCCACCACCGGAGATTATAGTAGATCCTAAGATTCCACCATCAGAAAATCCATCACCCGAGATTTTACCACCCGAGATTTCGCTCCCTCAGACTCCGCCACCAGATATTATAGACCCTACGATTCCACCACCAGAGATTATAGTAGAACCTGAAATTCCACCACTCGAGACACCACCAACCGAGAACCCGCCACCCGAGATTTCACCATCGGAGACTCCACCACCAGATAATATAGACCCTAAGATTCCACCATCTGAAACTCCAGCACTCGAGAGTCCACCGCCTGAGATTTCGTCACCTGAGACTCCACCACCTAATATTATAGACCCTGAGATTCCACCATCCAAGACACCACCACCTGAGAATCCGTCACCTGAGATTTCACCACCCGAAACTCCACCACCGGATATTGTAGACCATGAGATTCCACCCCCAGAGATTATCATAGATCCTGAGATTTCACCATCCGTGAATCTACCACCCGAAATTACACCACCTGAGACTCCACCACCAGAGATTATAGTAGACCCTGAGATTCTACCTCCCGAGACTCCACCACCAAATATTATAGACCCTGAAATTCCACCATTCGAGACCTCACCACCAGAGATTATAGACCCCGAAATACCACCATCTAATACTCCACCACCGCAGATTATAGACCCAAAGACTCCACCACCCGAGACCCTACCACCAGAGACTCCACCACCTGAAATTATAGACCCATCACTCGAAACTCCACCTCCAGAGATACCACCACTAGAGATCCTACCAACGCTTCCTCCGAACACACCCCAACAAACTCCTCCAAACACACCACCGGAAAATTCACCAACACTTTCACCAAACTCACCACCGTTGACTCCTCCTGGTACACCACTGTCGCCTTCACCAAACAACTCACTATCACCTCCTCCTTCgagctccccaccaccaccgcccCAGCCTCAAACATCACCACCATCTCCCCCACGTGGCATATGTCCCAGGAATGCCAACCAAATAAGGTCATGTTCCAATATCCTAAGATTTTTCGGTAACTTTCTAGATTTTCGATTGGCGAAACCATGTTGTACCCTCATTCGCGATTTATCTGATGCTCAAGCAGCTGCTTGcctatgtgatttggtgagaGCACGACGTTCCACTCTTTCTCCCAATATCATTATCCTCTGTAGGGCTTGCGGCCGCAGGATTCCCAGAGGTTTCACCTGCCCATAA